The sequence below is a genomic window from Sphingobacterium sp. ML3W.
AAAATCATGTACCTAACATTTCTTTCTATTAGGCCTATTACACTATATTTGTATCATGTTTAAACAAGATAAAAAAGATATCTTCTTCGATTTGGATCATACCATTTGGGATTTTGACAAAAATGCTGAAGAGACATTGGATGAACTATATTATCAATATCGCTTTGACCAATTATTTGAAAAAGAAGAAGCTACTGAATTTATTGAAACCTATACGGTTAATAATCATCGACTTTGGAATCTATACCATCATGGTAAAATTGATAAAGCAGAATTACGTCGCGCACGTTTTGCTGATACCTTTACAGCATTAGGAGTAGACCCCAACTTATTTCCAAAAAGCTTTGAAGAAGAGTACTTAGCAATTTGCCCTCAAAAAACAAACTTGTTTCCACATGCCCATGAAACCCTGAGCTACCTGTATACCAATTACAATTTACACTTGATTTCAAATGGTTTCAAAGAAGCGTGTGAGGTAAAATTAGCAAAAAGCGATCTCAATAAATATTTCAAAAATATTTTCATTTCAGAGGTAGTGGGTGTAAATAAACCTGATCCCAGAATTTTTAATTTTGCATTAGATAAAGCTGCTGCTCAAACAAATAGCTCTATGATGATTGGTGATAATATCGATGCAGATGTTCGAGGTGCTATGAATGTGGGAATGGATGCTGTTTTCTTCAATCCCGGTCAAATGGATAAACCTAAAGATATACCCTATATGATTTGCGACCTAAAGGAATTGCAAACCATCTTATAAACAAAGAGCTGAACGGTAACTGCGCATAGAATTTAACTGCTAATGATTGCTATCCTTAATGTAAAATAAGAAGCTAAGCCCTTATCGCTCCAGTCAGACTAAAAAAGAAAAATACCGATAGAAAAATATTTTCAGTAATGCCATAAAAAAAGGGTGCTTGGAAAATCAAGCACCCTTTTTTTTATGGCAACAATAATTACAATTTTTTCACTGTGATATTTTTAAACCAAACATCATCGCCATGATCTTGGAAACCAATTACACCCGACTTCGTTTTACCACCAACATTCTTCAACAACTCATATGCTAATGGCCAATTCGCTTCACTGAATTTACTCTTTTGAAGCAAATCAATCCATGATTGATCCCAAAGTGTATATTCTACGACTTTTACATCATTTTGCCATTGTTCCACTTTACCCTTATTCACGACAATTTTAACCTTATTCCATTCACCATAAGGTTTTCCATTTTGAGGTTTTGCCGGAATCATATCATACAACGATGTAGATTTACGATTACCATCAACACCCATCTTCGCATCAGGATGATTTTCATTATCCAATACTTGACATTCCGGGCTAGAAATATAGATAGGTTGTCCTTCAATTTCCTTTGCTAAAAAGAAAATTCCCGAATTAGCACCCTTAGCTACTTTCCATTCTAATTCCAATTCAAAATTTTTAAAATCATGTGCAAAGATTAAATCTCCACCTTCATTATCGCCAACATTAACCTTACTATCAAATCGAATAGCGCCATCGTCTATAACCCATTTTTTAGGAATTACTGATTTATTATAACCGCGCCATCCTTCCATAGATGTGCCATCAAAAATGACATAAGCACCTTGTTTATTTTTCTTAAAACCCTTTAAATCTACCTTTGGTAGATCCAAAACCTTATACGTTGGAACTTCTTTTTTCTCTTGTGCAACAGCAACTGTAACTCCAGCAGTACTTGCGAGCATAGTGGCTGCTAAAACGATTGTTCTTAATTTCATATCTGATGTTTATAATAATTAAATGTAAAAAAAAATCATCAAAATGAAGAATAAATCTTAATATTCTTCTCCACTGATTTCATTATTATTAGTTTCTTTTTTCTTAGACTTGGTCAAATCTTGACTACCAAAGCGATAAGACACCGACAACGTAAACATTCTCTTCATCCACTGTCTCTCAAAATTAGAAATCAATTCTGGAGTCTCTGTATACCCTTTCATCTTTCTAGAATTGAATACATCACGTACATTAAACATCACCGAAGCTTTCTTATTAAAAACATCTTTTTTAATAGCAATATCGACACCTTTCATCGCATTCAATTTACCCTGTGCCATCACACGAGAAGAATTGTACTCGCCTCTCATCTGTGCCGAAAAAGTAGGTGTAAATTTATAATTCATCGTTAAGTTTGAATTGTAACCAAATCCGTTTCTAGCTTTCAACTCATACGCTTCATTTGCCTTAAAACTAGTATGAATAAGATTCAGATTCAAGGTCAAATCAAAATCTTTTGTCGCATTGATTTTAGAAATAAATTCAAAACCAGATAAACTACGGCTCGTTAAATTTTCCCAAATACTATATGTTGTACTGCTCTCTGAATCTATTCTAAAAACATAAGGCTGTATAACATCATTTGTATGATTAAAATATGCGGAACTCACTAAATTCACTTTACCAAACGTCTTCGCATAACTCAGTTCAAAAGCATGAACATCTTCGGGTTTCAAATTCGGATTTCCTTGACGGCGATTCATATCATCCGTTACATCTGGAAAAGGATTTATCTGCCATCCCCTAGCCCGCTGTACTCTTCTAGAGTAACTCAATTGCAACTTATCGCCGCTATCATCAAGATCATAGGTCAAAAATACAGTTGGATACAACCTGAAAAAATCTTGGTTGCCATCAGTTATTTCTGGTTTTTCAGGATCTTTTGAAAAATAAGTAGATTTTAACTCAAATTGTTCCCCTCGCAAACCGATCTGGTAACCAATCCTATCATTTAACTTGTTTTGATAATTCACATACAAGGCATGGACAGAACTTGTAAAATCAAAATCATTACTAATGGAATAATCTGGTAAATAATCACCATTGCTTACACTTAAAGAATCAGAAACTAAAGTTTTAGAAAATTGCGTATCAAAAGACTTTCTAATTTGCGATCGGTAACCGGTCTCAAACTTACTCGTTTCCGAGAATGGTATCACATAATCAGCCTGAAGATTGATTACCTTACCATTTTCAGAAGTTATATTTTTCCTTCCACTACCTGAAGTAGGTCCACTAAAGAATTGTACAAAATCATTTGTTCCATCTTCCTTATCATTACCATAACTCACATTGGCCGTCAACTCTTCTCCCGACCGTTTAAATTGATGTCTAAAATCAAAGTTCAGATCATAACCTAAATCGTCTTCAAATTGTCTAGAGTTACGATCACTAGTTCCCGATAATTGCGGATGATCGAAATACCGATAATTCAAATCTTCAGAACGGTCACTATTCCGCACACTCAAGTTAGCCGATACACCCACAGTCGTTTGATCGGTCAAATAATAATCTACGCCAGCTTTTACATTATGCCCCTTACCTTTACGAGAAGATTCAGAATCATTATAGATACGACTACCATTCCCTATAAAAGTATTGTCAACCTTACCACCACCCAGCATATTTCGGCGATTATAATTATAACTGCCAAAATAATTAAACTTCTTATCCCTATAATTAAGGGCCAATCCAGCCATATAATTATCATATGAACCTGCCGAAGCATTGACAGAACCATTTAATCCGGTACGGATATTCTTTTTCAGTACGATATTAACAATACCTGTCTGCCCTTCTGCATCGTATTTTGATGAAGGATTAGTAATGATTTCTACTTTATCAATGGAATTAGCTGGCAGACTCTGTAACAATGCAGTCACGTCGTTACCCGCCATAGCAGATTCCTTGCCATCAATTAGAATTTTAACATTTGAGCCCCTAAGACTTACTGTTCCATCTTGATCAACTTGCAACGTGGGTACATTGGCCAACAAATCAGTTGCCGTACCGCCTGCACTAACCAAACTTTCGCCTACATTGAAAATCTTTCGATCAATTCCAATTTGCATCGCCGGCACTTTTCCCTCCACGACAACTTCGTTAAGCATCTCACCGGCAGGCTTAAGAATCAATTTTCCAAGATTAAGGTTAGAAGAGTTTGATATCACAATATCCGATTTAATAAGTTCAGCGTACCCCACATAGGTGATCCGTAATGTAAAAGTACCATCAGGCACACCTTGAAAAGTAACACGGCCATTATTGTCTGATTGAGCACCTTTCAAATAAGCTTGAGAAGCTCCAGTGAGCAAAGATGCACTTGCATGATTAATCGTAGCACCAGTTTTTTCGTCTACTAGTACCGCAGATATTTTTCCAGATTGCGCGAACGTTAATATTGGAAATAATAAAATCGCAATTAAAAAGGTAAAGGGATAGGAATGATTTTTAGATAACATAATGTAGTTATAAGCTGTAATATTACAAAAATGGACTTTTTTGTTGAACTAAAACGACTCGTAACCACTTTATTACTTAATAAAATGATGTAATATTTTACTTAAATAATTTATTCTACAGAAACAGTTAGACCTTCTGCTTTCAATATTTTTCTATAGATTTCCATCTCTGTCATAGACCCCTCCAAAACGGCACATTTACCTTCATTATGAACTTTAAATGCAATTCTTTCCGACTGAGGCTCTGAATACTGAAGATGATGCATCATACAAAAAATAACATGATCAAAAGTATTGATATCATCATTCCACAAAATCAATCGATTGGAATCTTTTACTGAAGCTAAGATTTCGGATAAAGAATAGGTTTCTTGTGCAGTTTCTGTACTCATACTACAAAAGTACTTTAAATTTCAAAATTTACGTAATTTTACTTAATTTGAACTTAACATAAATATAATCATATGTTTCAATCCAAAATTGCAGGTATAGGATATTACGTACCCAAAAATGTTTATACAAA
It includes:
- a CDS encoding YjjG family noncanonical pyrimidine nucleotidase, coding for MFKQDKKDIFFDLDHTIWDFDKNAEETLDELYYQYRFDQLFEKEEATEFIETYTVNNHRLWNLYHHGKIDKAELRRARFADTFTALGVDPNLFPKSFEEEYLAICPQKTNLFPHAHETLSYLYTNYNLHLISNGFKEACEVKLAKSDLNKYFKNIFISEVVGVNKPDPRIFNFALDKAAAQTNSSMMIGDNIDADVRGAMNVGMDAVFFNPGQMDKPKDIPYMICDLKELQTIL
- a CDS encoding TonB-dependent receptor domain-containing protein; this encodes MLSKNHSYPFTFLIAILLFPILTFAQSGKISAVLVDEKTGATINHASASLLTGASQAYLKGAQSDNNGRVTFQGVPDGTFTLRITYVGYAELIKSDIVISNSSNLNLGKLILKPAGEMLNEVVVEGKVPAMQIGIDRKIFNVGESLVSAGGTATDLLANVPTLQVDQDGTVSLRGSNVKILIDGKESAMAGNDVTALLQSLPANSIDKVEIITNPSSKYDAEGQTGIVNIVLKKNIRTGLNGSVNASAGSYDNYMAGLALNYRDKKFNYFGSYNYNRRNMLGGGKVDNTFIGNGSRIYNDSESSRKGKGHNVKAGVDYYLTDQTTVGVSANLSVRNSDRSEDLNYRYFDHPQLSGTSDRNSRQFEDDLGYDLNFDFRHQFKRSGEELTANVSYGNDKEDGTNDFVQFFSGPTSGSGRKNITSENGKVINLQADYVIPFSETSKFETGYRSQIRKSFDTQFSKTLVSDSLSVSNGDYLPDYSISNDFDFTSSVHALYVNYQNKLNDRIGYQIGLRGEQFELKSTYFSKDPEKPEITDGNQDFFRLYPTVFLTYDLDDSGDKLQLSYSRRVQRARGWQINPFPDVTDDMNRRQGNPNLKPEDVHAFELSYAKTFGKVNLVSSAYFNHTNDVIQPYVFRIDSESSTTYSIWENLTSRSLSGFEFISKINATKDFDLTLNLNLIHTSFKANEAYELKARNGFGYNSNLTMNYKFTPTFSAQMRGEYNSSRVMAQGKLNAMKGVDIAIKKDVFNKKASVMFNVRDVFNSRKMKGYTETPELISNFERQWMKRMFTLSVSYRFGSQDLTKSKKKETNNNEISGEEY
- a CDS encoding DUF1080 domain-containing protein — translated: MKLRTIVLAATMLASTAGVTVAVAQEKKEVPTYKVLDLPKVDLKGFKKNKQGAYVIFDGTSMEGWRGYNKSVIPKKWVIDDGAIRFDSKVNVGDNEGGDLIFAHDFKNFELELEWKVAKGANSGIFFLAKEIEGQPIYISSPECQVLDNENHPDAKMGVDGNRKSTSLYDMIPAKPQNGKPYGEWNKVKIVVNKGKVEQWQNDVKVVEYTLWDQSWIDLLQKSKFSEANWPLAYELLKNVGGKTKSGVIGFQDHGDDVWFKNITVKKL
- a CDS encoding ATP-dependent Clp protease adaptor ClpS, whose product is MSTETAQETYSLSEILASVKDSNRLILWNDDINTFDHVIFCMMHHLQYSEPQSERIAFKVHNEGKCAVLEGSMTEMEIYRKILKAEGLTVSVE